Proteins co-encoded in one Streptomyces sp. NBC_01283 genomic window:
- a CDS encoding SDR family NAD(P)-dependent oxidoreductase: MAQQHQEQGQEQGQDLDRIAIIGMAGRFPGSGDVEALWTNLEQGREGITVFTDEELAEAGVDPELLARDDYVRAKGALDDADLFDEGFFGYSPREAELLDPQHRVFLECAWHALESAGVDPARFDGRIGVFAGAGLNTYLLFNLMNNQQVLDASGMYQVMLASDKDFLATRAAYKLGLTGPAITVQTACSTSLTAVHLASQSLLNGECDIALAGGVSVSSPLHGGYTYEPGGILSPEGTCRAFDADAEGTVPGNGVGIVVMRRLADARADGDSIDAVVLASAVNNDGSLKAGYTAPGVDGQAEVVAEALALADIDPATVGYVETHGTGTPIGDPIELAALTRAYGTGADDRDRCAIGSVKSNVGHLDAAAGVTGLIKAALALKHEAIPPTLHWERPNPGLELESGPFYVNTALRAWPREDEPRRAGVSSFGIGGTNVHVVLEEAPAEQPRQRADGAGDATAQVRPQLLPLSAKSAPALAEAAGRLADHLEAAPDVALDAAAHTLAHRRAQFAHRGAVVASTTGEAVSALRRLAQAPPPVASSDDAPVAFLFPGQGAQYPGMARGLYDRQGVFASEFDRCAELFTPYLGEDLRALVLGSDDPRNAERLRQTRLAQPALFCVEFALARQWQSMGVEPRAMAGHSIGEYAAACLAGVFSLEDAVRLVAARGRLVQEMPRGAMLSVFLSEDETVARLGEGLALAAVNSTALTVVSGTPQAVDAFEQRLKDEGVGCRRLHTSHAFHSPDMDGAVAPFVDEVRAVTLRPPEIPFLSNVTGTWITTEEATSPDYWGTHLRLPVRFGDALDVLLADPFLVPVEIGPGQNLANFVRAHRSWTPDRTVVGSLPRPGERAADDAAHLLSGLGAAWSAGVRVAWESVLGPDGHRPVSLPGYPFQRRRYWVEPSGRPRALRGAEPARATADNWFYAPVWQRLALPVRNAAAATGDTWIVLGAGLDLGDAVADHLAASGDRVVRVTAGTTLEHTGEDAWILDPAERDHLAALASSLAVPPVAAGDGQRIRFIHLWSTAEGPANGAALARARLDASRRTGFDSLLALAQALGSERLPAPVTLDVLCDGVYDVTGDEALKPEHALLLGAATVIPQETAGITCRVLDITGAATDEQAVDTVLSAFHSTTSTELAVRGRHVWARAFDRVDWIADGDEERTALREGGVYLITGGLGGLGLALAEQVASAVDRPVLGLLGRSKFPAPAAWDAHLAAHEDSDATSIRIKRLRHLESLGARLVLLRADVTDEKEMRRAVGELRALAGPLNGVVHAAGLPSQGMIVTKSPADAGQVLAAKTHGVLVLDEVCQEDGLDFMLLCSSVTAVLGGPGQSDYAAANAFLDAWAQYKRRESGLPVTAVGWDTWRGVGMAAGLDSRFGLDSGTPLDSHPLLRRLVRSTPTSRTYATVLSTEDSWIVADHRIQDYGLVPGTAYLELVRAAVAEQAAGRDIEIGDVQYMIPVVVPDGQSREVFTTIEEREGRWHFAVQSRTGAPGAVAWTDHARGTVAFPEPVEETVRDLDELRAGCAVTEVLDTDESIKLGLRLDRFEKGGPIEFSFGPRWRCMREIQVGPERVMATLRLDEEYHGDLDHYLLHPALLDAAGGTARVHAPDTYYLPFSYRSLRFHHGLTSTVHAYVEVKGAGDTAGETSTCDIEILDPDGRLLVRIGDFTIKRINDLEGLREQITRAAQAPAAEVDDAPSADAGSGVLRTLAEGITEGQGKDVFARLLAAPGLPSHLLVSHRDFTAVRELARSLTPELLQQEMEQLAPPGASHPRPDLETPYVAPRSAREREVAEVWQEILGVNGVGVDDDFFALGGHSLAAVQIGTLLRNRLGAELDLRAFFEQPTVAHTADLLEAGPRPAADRLENPIEVLSRDEPSTDLDALAELSDDEVEEELRRLLTGEDLATEDQEGRA; the protein is encoded by the coding sequence GTGGCACAGCAACACCAGGAGCAGGGCCAGGAGCAGGGCCAGGACCTCGATCGCATTGCCATCATCGGCATGGCGGGCCGCTTCCCCGGCTCGGGCGACGTGGAGGCCCTGTGGACCAATCTCGAACAGGGCCGCGAGGGCATCACCGTCTTCACCGACGAGGAACTTGCCGAAGCCGGCGTGGACCCCGAACTGCTGGCCCGGGACGACTACGTACGGGCCAAGGGCGCGCTGGATGACGCCGACCTGTTCGACGAGGGCTTCTTCGGCTACAGCCCACGCGAGGCCGAGCTCCTCGACCCCCAGCACCGCGTCTTCCTCGAATGCGCCTGGCACGCACTGGAGTCCGCCGGTGTCGACCCGGCCCGCTTCGACGGCCGCATCGGCGTCTTCGCGGGCGCGGGCCTCAACACGTATCTGTTGTTCAACCTCATGAACAACCAGCAGGTCCTGGACGCCTCCGGCATGTACCAGGTGATGCTCGCCTCCGACAAGGACTTCCTGGCCACGCGTGCCGCGTACAAGCTGGGCCTCACGGGTCCGGCGATCACCGTCCAGACGGCCTGCTCCACCTCTCTGACCGCGGTGCATCTCGCCTCCCAGAGCCTGCTCAACGGCGAGTGCGACATCGCCCTGGCCGGCGGCGTGTCCGTGAGCTCCCCGCTGCACGGCGGCTACACGTACGAGCCCGGCGGCATCCTCTCCCCGGAAGGCACCTGCCGGGCCTTCGACGCCGATGCCGAGGGGACGGTGCCCGGCAACGGAGTCGGCATCGTCGTCATGCGGCGCCTCGCCGACGCCCGAGCCGACGGGGACAGCATCGACGCGGTCGTCCTGGCCAGCGCCGTCAACAACGACGGTTCGCTGAAGGCCGGTTACACGGCGCCCGGCGTCGACGGCCAGGCCGAGGTCGTCGCCGAGGCGCTGGCCCTGGCCGACATCGACCCCGCCACCGTCGGCTACGTCGAGACCCACGGCACCGGTACGCCGATCGGCGACCCCATCGAGCTGGCCGCTCTCACGCGTGCCTACGGCACGGGCGCCGACGACCGGGACCGCTGTGCCATCGGCTCGGTCAAGAGCAACGTCGGTCATCTCGACGCCGCCGCCGGTGTGACCGGACTGATCAAAGCGGCTCTCGCCCTCAAGCACGAGGCCATCCCGCCGACCCTGCACTGGGAGCGGCCCAACCCCGGCCTTGAGCTGGAGTCCGGCCCGTTCTACGTGAACACCGCGTTGCGTGCCTGGCCGCGCGAGGACGAGCCGCGCCGGGCCGGAGTCAGCTCCTTCGGCATCGGCGGCACGAACGTCCATGTCGTCCTGGAAGAGGCCCCGGCCGAGCAGCCGCGACAGCGCGCCGACGGAGCGGGCGACGCCACGGCGCAGGTCCGTCCCCAGCTGCTGCCGCTGTCGGCGAAGTCGGCGCCCGCGCTCGCCGAGGCCGCCGGGCGCCTGGCCGATCATCTGGAGGCAGCTCCGGACGTCGCCCTGGACGCCGCCGCCCATACCCTGGCCCACCGGCGAGCCCAGTTCGCCCACCGGGGCGCCGTCGTCGCCTCCACGACCGGCGAGGCGGTCTCCGCGCTGCGGCGGCTGGCACAGGCCCCGCCCCCGGTCGCCTCCTCGGACGACGCTCCGGTCGCGTTCCTCTTCCCCGGGCAGGGCGCGCAGTACCCCGGGATGGCCCGCGGCCTGTACGACCGGCAGGGCGTCTTCGCCTCCGAGTTCGACCGCTGCGCGGAGCTGTTCACCCCGTACCTGGGTGAGGACCTGCGTGCCTTGGTGCTCGGCTCGGACGACCCGCGGAACGCCGAACGGCTGCGGCAGACGCGGCTGGCCCAACCGGCTCTGTTCTGCGTGGAGTTCGCCCTGGCCCGGCAATGGCAGTCGATGGGTGTCGAGCCCCGCGCCATGGCCGGTCACAGCATCGGGGAGTACGCCGCCGCCTGTCTGGCGGGCGTGTTCTCGCTGGAGGACGCCGTGCGTCTGGTCGCGGCCCGCGGCCGGCTCGTCCAGGAGATGCCGCGCGGCGCCATGCTCAGCGTCTTCCTTTCCGAGGACGAGACCGTCGCCCGGCTGGGAGAGGGACTGGCCCTCGCCGCCGTCAACTCCACGGCGCTCACCGTGGTCTCCGGCACCCCGCAGGCCGTCGATGCCTTCGAGCAACGGCTCAAGGACGAGGGCGTGGGATGCCGTCGCCTGCACACGTCGCATGCTTTCCACTCCCCTGACATGGACGGTGCTGTGGCCCCGTTCGTCGACGAGGTCCGTGCCGTCACCTTGCGTCCGCCGGAGATTCCCTTCCTGTCGAACGTGACGGGCACCTGGATCACCACCGAGGAGGCGACCAGCCCCGACTACTGGGGCACGCATCTGCGCCTGCCGGTCCGGTTCGGTGACGCGCTCGATGTGCTGCTCGCCGACCCCTTCCTCGTCCCGGTGGAGATCGGCCCCGGCCAGAACCTGGCCAACTTCGTGCGTGCCCACCGGTCCTGGACGCCGGATCGCACCGTCGTGGGTTCCCTGCCCCGTCCCGGTGAGCGCGCCGCCGACGACGCCGCCCATCTGCTCAGCGGCCTGGGGGCAGCGTGGAGCGCCGGTGTCCGCGTTGCCTGGGAGTCCGTCCTGGGCCCCGACGGCCACCGCCCCGTATCCCTGCCCGGCTATCCCTTCCAGCGGCGGCGCTACTGGGTCGAGCCCTCCGGCCGGCCTCGCGCGTTGCGGGGCGCGGAGCCTGCCCGCGCCACCGCGGACAACTGGTTCTACGCTCCCGTCTGGCAGCGCCTGGCCCTGCCCGTCCGGAACGCGGCCGCTGCCACGGGCGACACCTGGATCGTCCTGGGCGCGGGGCTCGACCTCGGTGACGCCGTCGCCGACCATCTGGCCGCCTCCGGCGACCGCGTCGTGCGCGTCACCGCGGGCACCACCCTGGAACACACCGGCGAGGATGCCTGGATCCTGGATCCCGCCGAACGAGACCACCTGGCGGCGCTCGCCTCGTCCCTGGCCGTGCCCCCCGTCGCGGCCGGGGACGGGCAGCGCATTCGCTTCATCCACCTGTGGAGTACCGCTGAAGGGCCCGCGAACGGCGCGGCCCTGGCCCGCGCGCGGCTGGACGCCTCGCGCCGCACCGGCTTCGACAGCCTCTTGGCGCTGGCCCAGGCCCTGGGCTCCGAGCGGCTGCCCGCACCGGTCACCCTCGATGTGCTGTGCGACGGGGTGTACGACGTCACGGGTGATGAAGCGTTGAAGCCCGAGCACGCTCTGCTGCTCGGTGCGGCCACGGTGATCCCCCAGGAGACCGCGGGCATCACCTGCCGTGTCCTGGACATCACGGGCGCCGCCACGGACGAGCAGGCTGTGGACACCGTGCTCAGCGCTTTCCACAGCACCACCAGCACTGAACTCGCCGTGCGCGGACGCCACGTGTGGGCCCGTGCCTTCGACCGGGTGGATTGGATCGCCGACGGCGACGAAGAGCGCACCGCCCTGCGCGAGGGCGGCGTCTACCTCATCACCGGCGGCCTCGGCGGCCTGGGACTGGCGCTCGCCGAGCAGGTGGCGAGCGCTGTCGACCGGCCCGTTCTCGGTCTGCTGGGCCGTTCCAAGTTCCCGGCGCCCGCCGCCTGGGACGCCCACCTCGCCGCGCACGAGGACAGCGATGCCACCAGCATCCGTATCAAGCGGCTGCGGCACCTCGAATCGCTCGGCGCTCGCCTGGTTCTGCTGCGCGCCGATGTCACCGACGAGAAGGAGATGCGCCGGGCCGTCGGCGAGTTGCGGGCCCTCGCAGGCCCCCTCAACGGCGTCGTGCACGCCGCGGGCCTGCCCTCTCAGGGCATGATCGTCACCAAGTCACCGGCCGACGCGGGGCAGGTGCTCGCCGCCAAGACGCACGGGGTGCTCGTCCTGGACGAGGTCTGCCAGGAGGACGGCCTCGACTTCATGTTGCTCTGCTCGTCGGTGACCGCCGTCCTCGGCGGCCCCGGCCAGAGCGACTACGCGGCTGCCAACGCCTTCCTCGACGCGTGGGCCCAGTACAAGCGCCGCGAGAGCGGGCTTCCCGTCACCGCGGTGGGCTGGGACACCTGGCGGGGCGTCGGTATGGCCGCCGGTCTTGACTCCCGGTTCGGCCTGGACTCCGGCACCCCGCTCGACAGCCATCCTCTGCTGCGGCGCCTGGTGCGCTCCACCCCCACGTCCCGCACCTACGCCACGGTCCTCAGTACCGAGGACAGCTGGATCGTCGCCGATCACCGCATCCAGGATTACGGCCTCGTCCCGGGTACCGCCTACCTCGAACTGGTCCGGGCCGCCGTCGCCGAACAAGCGGCCGGGCGGGACATCGAGATCGGCGACGTGCAGTACATGATCCCTGTCGTCGTTCCCGACGGGCAGAGCCGCGAGGTCTTCACCACCATCGAAGAACGCGAGGGCCGGTGGCACTTCGCGGTGCAGAGCCGCACCGGCGCACCCGGAGCGGTGGCCTGGACCGATCACGCACGCGGCACGGTCGCCTTCCCGGAACCCGTGGAGGAGACCGTGCGGGACCTGGACGAGCTGCGCGCCGGCTGCGCGGTGACGGAGGTCCTGGACACCGACGAGTCCATCAAGCTGGGGCTCCGCCTGGACCGGTTCGAGAAGGGCGGGCCGATCGAGTTCTCGTTCGGGCCCCGTTGGCGGTGCATGCGGGAGATCCAGGTCGGACCCGAGCGGGTGATGGCGACCTTGCGACTCGACGAGGAGTACCACGGTGACCTCGACCACTACCTGCTGCACCCGGCCCTGCTCGACGCGGCCGGCGGCACCGCGCGCGTCCACGCCCCCGACACGTACTATCTGCCGTTCAGCTATCGCAGCCTGCGCTTTCACCACGGCCTGACCAGCACCGTCCACGCCTATGTGGAGGTGAAGGGCGCCGGGGACACCGCGGGCGAGACCAGTACGTGCGACATCGAGATCCTCGACCCGGACGGGCGGCTGCTGGTCCGGATCGGTGACTTCACCATCAAGCGGATCAACGACCTGGAGGGTCTGCGCGAGCAGATCACGCGTGCCGCCCAGGCTCCGGCGGCCGAGGTGGACGACGCGCCTTCCGCGGATGCGGGCTCCGGGGTCCTGCGCACCCTCGCCGAGGGGATCACCGAGGGCCAGGGCAAGGACGTCTTCGCCCGGCTCCTCGCCGCTCCCGGGCTGCCGAGCCATCTCCTCGTCTCGCACCGCGACTTCACCGCCGTGCGCGAGCTGGCCAGGTCCTTGACCCCCGAGCTGCTGCAGCAGGAAATGGAGCAGCTCGCTCCGCCCGGCGCCAGCCATCCCCGCCCGGACCTGGAAACGCCGTACGTGGCTCCCCGCTCGGCCCGTGAGCGGGAGGTCGCCGAGGTCTGGCAGGAGATCCTGGGCGTGAACGGGGTCGGCGTCGACGACGACTTCTTCGCCCTCGGTGGCCACTCCTTGGCCGCGGTCCAGATCGGCACCCTTCTGAGGAACCGGCTCGGAGCCGAGCTCGACCTGCGGGCCTTCTTCGAACAGCCCACGGTCGCGCACACCGCCGACCTGCTGGAGGCGGGCCCCCGGCCGGCTGCCGACCGCTTGGAGAACCCCATCGAGGTGCTCAGCCGCGACGAGCCGTCAACGGACCTGGACGCGCTGGCCGAGCTGTCCGACGACGAAGTGGAAGAGGAGCTGCGCCGCCTGCTGACAGGGGAGGACCTGGCCACGGAAGACCAGGAGGGCCGGGCATGA
- a CDS encoding amino acid adenylation domain-containing protein codes for MTDDLAGRLAALTPEERARFDALLAEHSAEVTFPLAVLQRGTWFLEQLRPRNPGYIVPGAVRVEGPIDTGLLRTAVAEIVRRHEALRTTFQSRDGAPVQVVHHHLAIDVPETDLSDPHHTDADRQKWIDDALAEPFDIDTGPLLRVRLLRTGPDRSVLVVAMHHLVSDRWSLAVFLNELSELYEAFAAGSTPQLGELAIQYGDFASWQQQQIGGDGWRQGLAYWREHLAGAPAVLDLPTDRPRPAVQGFNGGSVPVDLPPALIGELAALAGRHGATPYMALLTVFKILLHRYTGQDDLVVGVPTALRGHAEVEPLIGYFVNTLPIRADLSGGPSFEAVLTRVRDACFGAYAHQDIPFELIVADLNTARDLSRPPVYQVSFSYGREPVPTLAMAGARLTRLPVRSEGARFDLELQAFDTDGGVTGWFEYDRDLFDEETVVRLAGHFRRLIEQIVARPDAPVADLDLLDAAEHHRVVSELNATDRQWPDGLVHERIEEQARRTPDAEAVRYAGTSLTYAELNERANRLAHLLCGRGVGRDVLVGVAAERSLQLVVALLAVLKAGGAYVPLDTGLPPARLAAIVEDARPPVVLTHGGSAGRLPELDCPVLRMEDLDAELAAQSPENPDAAVDGEDLAYVIFTSGSTGRPKGVMNVHAALRNRLLWMQDAYGLDASDRVLQKTPFSFDVSVWEFFWPLMTGAALVMARPDGHRDSSYLAETIAAEQITTIHFVPSMLQLFLSEPPDRSAGLRRVFCSGEELSRDLHDRFLGLHTAELHNLYGPTEAAIDVTAWHCRPQDDPRPVPIGHPIANTRMYVLDRHDRPVPAGVAGELCIGGRGLARGYLNRPELTAERFTDDPFVPGARIYRTGDLARHRADGALEFLGRLDHQVKLRGQRIELGEIEAVLTRHGAVREAVVVAHEHSPGDVRLAAYVTPARADRPGAGDLASHLREQLPEYMVPASFTVLDALPLTPSGKTDRKALPVPQTDRPDLRTRFVAPKDGLEQTLADMWRGLLGVERVGLRDNFFDLGGHSLLMAEFRTALASALGHELTMVELFQHPTIESLAGRLGGTRGTPGAAGQGARQRAQNRRQSRNRRQQAAERRASSRGDR; via the coding sequence GTGACCGATGACCTCGCCGGGCGCCTCGCCGCCCTGACTCCCGAAGAGCGGGCCCGGTTCGACGCCCTGCTCGCCGAACACTCGGCCGAGGTGACGTTCCCGCTGGCCGTACTGCAGCGCGGCACGTGGTTCCTCGAACAGCTCCGGCCCCGCAACCCCGGCTACATCGTTCCGGGCGCCGTGCGCGTCGAAGGCCCCATCGACACCGGCCTGCTGCGTACCGCCGTCGCCGAGATCGTGCGGCGGCACGAGGCCCTGCGCACCACCTTCCAGTCGCGGGACGGCGCGCCGGTCCAGGTCGTCCACCATCACCTCGCGATCGATGTCCCGGAGACCGACCTCAGCGACCCGCACCACACCGATGCCGACCGCCAGAAGTGGATCGACGACGCCCTCGCCGAACCCTTCGACATCGACACCGGCCCGCTGCTGCGGGTGCGCCTGCTGCGTACCGGGCCCGACCGGTCGGTGCTGGTCGTCGCGATGCATCATCTCGTCTCGGACCGCTGGTCCCTCGCGGTCTTTCTGAACGAACTGTCCGAGCTGTACGAGGCGTTCGCCGCCGGCTCCACTCCACAGCTGGGTGAACTCGCCATCCAGTACGGGGACTTCGCCTCCTGGCAGCAGCAGCAGATCGGCGGTGACGGCTGGCGGCAGGGCCTGGCCTACTGGCGCGAGCATCTCGCCGGCGCGCCGGCCGTACTCGACCTGCCCACCGACCGGCCCCGCCCGGCCGTGCAGGGCTTCAACGGCGGCTCCGTGCCCGTCGATCTGCCGCCCGCTCTGATCGGTGAACTGGCCGCGCTGGCCGGGCGGCATGGGGCGACGCCGTACATGGCGCTGCTCACCGTCTTCAAGATTCTGCTGCACCGCTATACCGGCCAGGACGACCTCGTCGTCGGTGTGCCCACCGCGCTGCGTGGGCACGCCGAGGTCGAACCGCTCATCGGCTACTTCGTCAACACCTTGCCCATCAGGGCGGACCTGTCCGGCGGCCCCAGCTTCGAAGCGGTCCTCACCCGCGTCCGCGACGCCTGTTTCGGCGCGTACGCCCACCAGGACATTCCTTTCGAACTGATCGTCGCCGACCTCAACACCGCCCGGGATCTCAGCCGTCCTCCGGTGTACCAGGTCAGCTTCAGCTACGGCCGGGAACCGGTGCCGACGCTCGCCATGGCCGGCGCCCGCCTCACCCGGCTGCCGGTCCGGAGCGAAGGTGCCCGCTTCGATCTGGAACTGCAGGCGTTCGACACGGACGGGGGTGTCACCGGCTGGTTCGAGTACGACCGCGACCTCTTCGACGAGGAGACCGTCGTGCGCCTCGCGGGTCACTTCCGTCGCCTGATCGAGCAGATCGTGGCCCGCCCCGACGCTCCCGTCGCCGACCTGGACCTCCTCGACGCGGCGGAACACCACCGCGTCGTCAGCGAGCTCAACGCCACCGACCGGCAGTGGCCCGACGGGCTGGTGCACGAACGCATCGAGGAGCAGGCGCGCCGCACCCCTGACGCCGAAGCCGTCCGCTACGCGGGTACGTCGCTGACCTACGCCGAGCTGAACGAGCGGGCCAACCGTCTCGCTCACCTGCTGTGCGGACGCGGCGTGGGCCGGGACGTCCTCGTCGGCGTGGCCGCGGAACGCTCCCTGCAGCTCGTGGTCGCCCTGCTGGCCGTCCTCAAGGCGGGCGGGGCGTACGTCCCCCTCGACACCGGGCTGCCGCCCGCCCGGCTGGCCGCCATCGTCGAGGACGCCCGGCCCCCCGTGGTGCTCACCCACGGCGGTTCGGCCGGCCGGCTGCCCGAACTCGACTGCCCCGTGCTGCGCATGGAGGATCTCGACGCCGAACTGGCCGCGCAGTCCCCGGAGAATCCGGACGCGGCCGTGGACGGCGAGGACCTGGCGTACGTCATCTTCACCTCCGGGTCGACGGGTCGGCCCAAAGGCGTGATGAATGTGCACGCCGCCCTGCGCAACCGGCTGCTGTGGATGCAGGACGCCTACGGCCTGGACGCCTCCGACCGGGTGCTGCAGAAGACGCCGTTCTCCTTCGACGTGTCGGTGTGGGAGTTCTTCTGGCCCCTGATGACCGGTGCCGCCCTCGTGATGGCCCGGCCCGACGGGCACCGTGACAGCTCCTACCTCGCCGAGACGATCGCCGCGGAGCAGATCACCACGATCCACTTCGTTCCGTCCATGCTGCAGCTCTTCCTGTCCGAGCCGCCGGATCGCTCGGCGGGTCTGCGGCGCGTCTTCTGCAGCGGCGAGGAACTGTCCCGCGACCTCCACGACCGCTTCCTCGGCCTGCACACGGCCGAGCTGCACAATCTGTACGGCCCCACCGAGGCCGCGATCGACGTCACCGCCTGGCACTGCCGGCCGCAGGACGACCCCCGCCCGGTCCCCATCGGCCACCCCATCGCCAACACCCGCATGTACGTGCTCGACCGCCACGACCGGCCTGTTCCGGCCGGAGTCGCCGGTGAGCTGTGCATCGGCGGACGGGGGCTGGCCCGCGGCTACCTGAACCGCCCGGAACTGACCGCCGAGCGCTTCACGGACGACCCGTTCGTCCCCGGGGCCCGTATCTACCGCACCGGCGACCTGGCACGGCACCGCGCGGACGGCGCGCTGGAGTTCCTGGGCCGTCTCGACCACCAGGTCAAGCTCCGTGGCCAGCGCATTGAACTGGGTGAGATCGAGGCCGTGCTGACGCGGCATGGCGCCGTGCGCGAAGCAGTGGTGGTCGCCCACGAGCACTCCCCCGGCGATGTCCGGCTGGCCGCCTATGTCACCCCCGCGCGCGCCGACAGGCCCGGAGCCGGTGATCTCGCCTCCCATCTGCGCGAGCAGCTGCCGGAGTACATGGTCCCTGCCTCCTTCACCGTGCTCGACGCTCTGCCACTGACGCCCAGCGGCAAGACGGACCGCAAGGCTCTGCCTGTGCCGCAGACCGACCGGCCCGACCTCAGGACCCGGTTCGTCGCCCCCAAGGACGGCCTGGAGCAGACGCTTGCCGACATGTGGCGCGGTCTGCTGGGTGTCGAGCGCGTAGGGCTGCGCGACAACTTCTTCGACCTCGGCGGGCACTCCCTGCTCATGGCCGAGTTCCGGACCGCTCTTGCCTCAGCGCTCGGCCACGAACTGACCATGGTCGAACTGTTCCAGCACCCCACCATCGAATCCCTCGCCGGCCGCCTCGGCGGCACGCGCGGCACGCCCGGGGCCGCCGGCCAGGGCGCCAGGCAACGCGCACAGAACCGACGTCAGTCCCGTAACCGGCGGCAACAGGCGGCCGAACGCCGGGCTTCCTCTCGCGGAGACAGGTGA